In Clostridium sp. DL-VIII, the following proteins share a genomic window:
- a CDS encoding cell wall-binding repeat-containing protein, protein MKMNSKKIFALALSAITVVAISFPKNAYAYWEENEKNWRYIDDSGYAKGWQDINGRWYYLEPETGIMKIGWFYDEEYNKWYYLNDDGSMDSSKTTSTYPVELSSAKEKIKQYTNEDVEYEATSQIDDNVFVCFKSKNDINAKQYYYEPTRGNIFEVKNGIFTDISTGEVINMFSEEQAVEVVRDYLSDNYKYIPKIIEVKADDGDSYFVHCYDVEGDASNSSWYHVNKTTREVTPEI, encoded by the coding sequence ATGAAAATGAATAGTAAGAAAATTTTTGCTTTAGCATTATCAGCTATTACTGTAGTTGCAATTAGCTTTCCTAAAAATGCTTATGCTTATTGGGAGGAAAATGAAAAAAATTGGAGGTATATAGATGATTCTGGCTATGCAAAAGGCTGGCAGGATATTAATGGAAGATGGTATTATCTTGAACCTGAAACTGGAATAATGAAGATTGGCTGGTTCTATGATGAGGAATATAATAAGTGGTATTATTTAAATGATGATGGATCTATGGATTCCTCTAAGACAACATCCACTTATCCAGTAGAATTGAGTAGTGCTAAGGAAAAAATAAAACAATATACAAATGAAGATGTAGAATATGAAGCTACAAGTCAAATTGATGATAACGTATTTGTATGCTTCAAGAGTAAGAATGACATAAATGCTAAACAATATTATTATGAACCTACTAGAGGTAATATATTTGAAGTTAAAAATGGTATCTTCACAGATATTTCTACAGGAGAAGTAATTAATATGTTTTCAGAGGAACAAGCAGTTGAAGTAGTTCGCGATTATCTGTCAGATAATTATAAATACATTCCAAAGATAATTGAAGTAAAGGCTGATGACGGAGATTCATATTTTGTTCATTGTTATGATGTAGAAGGTGATGCGTCA
- a CDS encoding sensor histidine kinase: MSTKEYFLSKSSYIIINLFIYLLVLVIAGIAKMPVIIMFLIFLIWFLPLTIYIIIDFFTKKKFYDNIMNITEKLDKKYLLPEVIKIPNYYEGKMLYEILKECNRNMHEHVNFYKNLQKEYREYIETWVHEIKTPISSSKLIIENSESKEKNALSDEIRKIEDYINQALYYSRSTDVSKDYIVKEFEIKEAVQEAIRNNRRDFINKRISVDIENVSGRVVTDIKWIKFIINQIIVNSIKYSKNGSGSLKVYAVEGKDNLLLTIEDNGIGIPKSDVGRVFDKGFTGENGRKYGKSTGIGLYLCKKLCEKLGLGISLESVEDKGTKVNLIFPIGDFFNLK; encoded by the coding sequence ATGAGTACTAAAGAATATTTTTTATCAAAGTCATCTTATATAATAATTAATTTATTTATATACTTACTGGTTTTAGTTATAGCAGGAATAGCTAAGATGCCTGTTATAATAATGTTTCTCATTTTTCTTATTTGGTTTCTTCCTTTAACAATTTATATAATAATAGACTTTTTTACTAAGAAGAAATTTTATGATAACATTATGAATATTACTGAAAAGTTAGATAAGAAATATTTATTGCCTGAAGTTATAAAGATTCCAAATTATTATGAAGGAAAAATGCTTTATGAAATATTAAAAGAATGTAACAGAAATATGCATGAACATGTTAATTTTTATAAGAATCTTCAAAAGGAATATAGAGAATATATTGAAACCTGGGTTCATGAGATAAAAACTCCAATATCATCATCAAAATTAATTATAGAGAATAGTGAAAGTAAAGAGAAAAACGCCTTAAGTGATGAGATTAGAAAAATTGAGGATTATATAAATCAAGCTCTTTACTATTCGAGAAGTACAGATGTTAGCAAAGATTATATTGTAAAGGAATTTGAAATAAAAGAGGCAGTTCAAGAGGCTATTAGGAATAATAGACGTGATTTCATAAATAAAAGAATTAGCGTTGATATTGAAAATGTATCTGGAAGAGTAGTAACGGATATCAAGTGGATAAAGTTTATTATAAATCAGATAATTGTAAACTCAATAAAATATAGCAAAAATGGTTCTGGAAGTTTAAAGGTTTATGCAGTTGAAGGAAAAGATAATTTGCTATTAACCATAGAAGATAATGGAATAGGAATTCCTAAAAGTGATGTGGGAAGGGTTTTTGATAAGGGTTTTACAGGAGAAAATGGAAGAAAGTATGGCAAATCTACAGGTATAGGACTGTACCTTTGTAAAAAACTTTGTGAAAAACTAGGACTTGGTATATCATTGGAGTCAGTAGAAGATAAAGGAACAAAGGTTAATTTGATTTTTCCAATTGGAGATTTTTTTAATTTAAAGTGA
- a CDS encoding response regulator transcription factor, protein MTKIMIIEDNENIKKELTEFLRRYGYEVYGTADFENIVKVVLEANPDLILLDINLPYYDGYYVCREIRKEKDIPIIIVTSRDSEMDEIMSMNLGADDFITKPYNTQILLARIAAVLRRTSSNASVYEVVEHKGLKLNVTSGSVKFNEIEVDLTKNELKILLCLMKNKECIVSRDDLMDYLWNSDIYVDDNTLSVNVTRLRKKLSEIGFNDGIETKRGLGYILL, encoded by the coding sequence ATGACTAAGATTATGATAATTGAAGATAATGAAAATATAAAAAAAGAGCTTACAGAATTCTTAAGACGCTATGGATATGAGGTTTATGGTACAGCGGATTTTGAAAATATAGTTAAGGTAGTCTTAGAAGCTAATCCGGATTTAATTCTGCTTGACATAAATCTTCCTTATTATGATGGGTATTATGTATGTAGAGAGATTAGAAAAGAAAAGGATATACCCATAATAATTGTGACTAGCAGAGATAGCGAAATGGATGAGATAATGAGTATGAATCTTGGGGCAGATGATTTCATAACTAAGCCTTATAATACTCAAATACTTCTTGCAAGAATAGCTGCTGTACTTAGAAGAACTTCTTCAAATGCTTCAGTATATGAAGTAGTTGAACACAAGGGATTAAAACTTAATGTTACCAGTGGCAGTGTAAAATTTAATGAAATTGAAGTTGATCTAACTAAAAATGAACTTAAGATATTACTTTGCCTTATGAAAAATAAGGAATGCATAGTAAGTAGAGATGACTTGATGGATTATTTATGGAATTCTGACATTTATGTTGATGATAACACTTTATCAGTGAATGTTACTAGACTTAGAAAGAAACTCAGTGAAATAGGCTTTAATGACGGAATAGAAACAAAGAGAGGTCTTGGATATATATTGTTATGA